In Nocardia sp. NBC_01327, the genomic stretch CGGGCCGACGCCGGTGCTGCAGTGCAGGACCAGGCAGGAGCGTTCGCGCGTGATGAGCATGCCGTAGTTGCCCGACCAGGACACGATCGCCTCGTTCGCATCCACCCACACCGGGGTGAGCGAGAGGGCCGCGTCCGCGCCCGCCGGGCACACCCGCAGGTCGATGCCCTCGGCCATGGCGTCACTCCAGACGTCGACCCCGCCCAACCGGCGGCCGTCGAGCAGCACGTGCCCGCCCTCCACGGCCAGGCCGATGCCGAGTCCGTGCACACCGTGCCGCGGTTGCGCCGAGCGCAAAGTGAGCGTGACGGTGGTGGGGGAATCGCCCAGCACCTCCGAAAGCAGCGGGTAAACCTTCGCCCCGTGCCAGGTCAGCGGCTCGCCGCCGGCGTATCTGTCCCCGAGTGGCGGTTCGTCCGTCGCCCGTTCGGCGTCCTGATACAACCCGGTCATTCGCCCCGCCTTCCACCGGTGCTCCCTTGATGTCGCGGCCCACGGTAGTACCCCTCCGGGCCCGTGCGCCGAGTATTTGCCAGGAGTCCGCGCGAGCAAACTTCTGGTCGCATGACCTGTGGCGCGAAGCGCTTTCAGCAGGTCGCTCGACGTGTTGAGCCGAAACACGCGGTGTGTCGTACCGGTTGCGGGGCCGGTGTCATGTTTACTCGACGCCGACGTACCAGCGAACGAGTGAAAGGTAAGGACATATGGCTCTGCCCACAATGACCCCCGAACAACGCTCCGAGGCGCTGGCCAAAGCCGCCGCGGTTCGTAAGGCCCGCTCGGAGTTGATCGCGCAGGTCAAGCAGGGATCGGTCAGTCTGGCGGAGGTGCTCAAGCGCGCAGACAACGAGGACCTGGTCAAGAAGACGAAGGTTGCGGCCGTGATCAAGGCGCTTCCGGGCATCGGCCCCGTCAAGGCCGCCAAATTGATGGATGAGGCGGAAATCCCCGCCGACCGCCGTATCGGCGGACTGGGCTCTCGTCAGCGCGCTGCGCTGCTGGAGGCGTTGACAGCCTGATCTCGGAGGGTGGCCGACCGGGTCGAACTTTGGCCCGGCGGCAACCGCTCCACCACGACTACCAGCGAGAATGCGAATCAACCGGGACGATTTGGTCCACGCGGGCTGATCCGATAACCTTGCTGAGCAACCCGGTCGGGGTGGCGGAATGGCAGACGCGCTAGCTTGAGGTGCTAGTGTCCTTAGGGACGTGGGGGTTCAAGTCCCCCTCTCGACACAGACTACGAAGGCCCCCGGTTTTCACCGGGGGCCTTCGCTGTTTCAGCGGTGGGCTCGGGCGAAACGACCCGGGGTGCCTCCGGTCCACCGGGTGAAGGCGTGCGTGAAGCTGGAGGCGTCGGCATAGCCGAGGCGCTGGGCCACATCTTCGACGGTGGCGCCGATCGCGAGTAGTTCCTCGGCCAGCGTCTGCCGGGTTTCGGCGACGAGTTCGCGGTAGGAGGTGCCGTCGGCATCGAGGCGGCGGCGCAGGGTGCGCACGCTCATCCGCAGGTCGGCCGCGATCTCGTCCTGACTGGCGGTCACCCCGCGCACCAGCAACGCCGAGCGGACGCGCACACCGATGCCTTCTCGTGCGTGGCGACGCTGCATGATGTCGGCGGCCTGCTGTTCGGCCAGCATCGCCACCTGCGGATTCGCCTGGGGCATAGGCAGATCCAGGATCTCCCGGGCCAGTGTGATGCGGGTGACCGGTGCGTCGAAGATCGGCGGTGTGCCGAGGAGGGAGCGGAATTCCTCGGCGTAGTCCGGTGGGGGGCAGGCAAGTTCGACGCGAGTGGGCGGGACCGTCGTGCCGAACACATCACGGTCGACGGTGATGGTCTCCGCGATATCGCGTTCCAGCAGAAAGGTTCTCAGCTCGGCGGGGACGCCCGAGTAGTCGACGATCGCCGATCCTCCGGAGGCGTGCTGTTCGAAACGCCAGCGGCCGAACGAATAGGCGATGTCCATGTAGTCGATGCCGATCCGCCAGGCCTGCCGCACGGTCGCACTGGTAATGACGGCGAACGACCAAATACCGTGCGAGGTGAGGTGATACCGCTTGCCGGCCTGCAATCCCAATGCCGGTACGTGACCGATGGCCTGAACCAGGTTCTGCACGATCCGCAATTCCTGGCGCGCCTGGATCTCACCGCCGGGATCGCCGAGTATCGCCGCGGTGACGCCGCTGCCTTCGAGGCACTGTCCGATGGTCATGGCGTACTCGGTGCCCAGCTCGACCAGTATTGCGGCGCTGGCGCTGGACCGCAGCATGTTCATCCGGTCGGTCATGCGATAACCATGAAGCGCACTGGCCGATAACGTCAAGTTCTGGCCGCCAAGCGCATGGTGTCGAGCGGGCCGCATTCCTAGCCTTGGGCCATAGGCGCTACAGGCAAGGACTCAATGGTGAGCAACACACTGCAGGGCAAGAGGATCGCCGTCACCGGCGGCGCCAGGGGAATCGGGCGTTCCATCGCGCGGGTCTGCGCCGGCGCGGGGGCGCAGGTCGTCATCGGCGATATCGATCGGGATCAGGTGCGCGCGACTGCCGCCGAACTGGTCGAGCTGACCGGCGGCCGCATTGCCGGGCTGGAACTGGACGTGGCCGAGTCACAGTCGTTCGAGCAGTTTCTCGACGACGCGGAGCGGGAGCTCGGTGGTCTGGACGTGCTGGTCAACAATGCCGGGATCATGCCGACCGGGCGCTTCCTCCACGAATCGCTCGAGCTGGCCGACCGTCAGCTGACCATCAATCTGCGCGGAGTGATCATCGGCTCGAAGCTCGCCGGTCGTCGTTTCGCGGCCGGGCACGCCGGGCACATCGTCAATATCGCCTCGGTCCTGGGGCTCGGCGCCGCACCGGGGGTCGCGACCTACTGCGCCACCAAGTTCGCCGTGGTCGGGCTGGGTTCGGCGCTGCATCAGGAACTGTCCTCCGACGGCGTCGCGGTCTCGACGATCTGCCCGGCGTTCGTGAACACCGAGCTGATCGGCGGCCTGTCTCCGAACCGGCTGATGCGCCGGATCGGGTTCATCGAGCCGGAGGATGTCGCGGCGGCCGTTGCCGAGGTCATCGCCCGCGGACGCGGCGGCCAGCGCGTGGTGCCCGTCCACAGCGGCATCGCGCTGCGGCTGCTCGCGGTGCTCCCGGAGGGTTCGCGTAACCGGCTGAGCAGGCTGCTGGGCAGCCACGACACCGTCACGCACGCGGACACCGGCGCGCGTGCGGCCTATCTGGATCGCGTCGCGGGACGGAAGGGGTGAGGCCGATGTCGTTGATTCCCCAGCCTTTTCGTGACCGGGTCGGTACCGCGGCCGCGGATCTCAGAGCCGTGGCGCGACTGCACACCGAGGGTGTCATCAACCTGACGCGCCCGGATCGGGTGCTGCGTACCGCGAAGGAGAATCGCACCTACGGCCCGCAGGTGGCGGTGATCCTGAAGGCCGCGCGTGAGCATCCGGACGCCCCCGCCCTGGCCGACGAGCGCGGCGTGCTGACCTACCGAGAACTCGACGAGCAGTCCAACGCCCTGGCCGATGCCCTACTGAATTCCGGGCTCCGGCCGGGATCGGTGGTGGCCGTGCTCGCCCGCGATCATCGTGGCCTCCTGCTGACGATCAGCGCGGCGGGGCGGGCCGGAGTGCGGTTGGCGATGATGAACACCGGATTCGCCAAACCGCAGTTCGCGGAGGTCGCCGCCCGCGAGAACGTGCAGGCGGTACTGCACGACAGCGAGTTCGCGGACCTGCTCGACGCGCTGCCTGCCACGCTCCCGCGCATACTCACCTGGGTCGACGAGGGCTACGTGCCACCCGCCCGGTCGACGACGATCGACGAGTTGATCGCCCGCGGTGCCCGCCGGTTGCCCCCGCCCCCGCAGCGGCCGGGCGGGTTCATCATCCTCACCAGCGGTACGACGGGACTGCCCAAGGGCGCACCGCGCACGAAGCTGACCCCGTTGACGAGCGCCTTGTTCGTGGACCGGATCCCCTTCCCGCGTCGCGGAACGGTGGTGATCGTCTCGCCGCTGTTCCACGCCACCGGATTCGGAATGTGGACGGTGGCAACGGCATTGGCGAACAAGACCGTGCTGCTGCGCCGATTCGACGCCGAGGCCACACTGCGAGCACTGGCCTCGCATCGCGCCGAGATGCTGGTCGCGGTGCCGACGATGCTCAACCGGATGGTCGCGCTGGGGCCGGACGTCATCGGCCGCTACGACCTGTCCGCATTGCGGTCCATCGTCGTCGCCGGATCCGCGCTGTCACCGGATCTGGCCGCGCGCGTACAGGATACGTTCGGCGAGGTCCTCTACAACCTGTACGGATCGACCGAGGTCGCCATCGCCACGGTCGCACAACCACACGAATTGCGCACGGCCCCGGGCACTGTCGGGCGAGCGCCGGTCACCACGCGGGTTGCGCTGTTCGCCGAGGACGATCGACGCATCCGGGCCCGCTCTGTGCGAGGCCGGGTATTCGTGCGCAGCGGCGCACCGTTCGAGGGCTACACCGACGGGCGGCACAAGCAGATCATCGACGGCTATATGTCCACCGGCGATATGGGCCACTTCGACACCGCGGGACTGCTTTTCATCGACGGACGCGATGACGACATGATCGTTTCCGGGGGCGAGAACGTCTACCCGCTCGAGGTCGAGAACCTGCTCGCGGAACTGGCCGGGGTCGACGACGTGGCGGTCGTCGGCGTCGATGACGAGGATTTCGGAAAACGCTTGCGCGCGTTCATCGTTCCCGCGCCGGGTGCGACACCCGACCCGCAGCACATCAAAGACCACGTCAGGGCGAACCTGGCCCGCTACAAGGTTCCCCGCGAGGTTCTGTTCGTGGACGAACTCCCGCGCAATGCCACCGGAAAGGTGTTGCGCCGCGCACTGGAGGAGCTGGACCCCGCATGAACATCTCGAGCAGCGACACCTCCGTCGCCATCATCGGCTGTGGATTCGGCGGACTCGGCGCCGCGATCGAGCTCGAACGTCACGGCATCGGCAACTACACGGTATTCGAGAAGGGAGACGAAGTCGGCGGAGTCTGGCGGGCCAACCACTATCCGGGCGCTGCCTGCGACGTGCCGTCACCGACATACTCGTACTCGTTCGAACTCGAGACCGAATGGTCGCAGCGGTTCGGCACGCAAGCCGAGATCCGCGCCTACCTGGAGCGGTGTGCGGTGAAATACGGTGTCGCACCGAAGATTCGGTCCAATACCGAAGTGGTGGCAGCAAGCTTCGACGAGTCGGCCGGCCGGTGGCTGGTGGAACTGGCGGACGGTGAGACGCAGTGGTTCGATGCGCTGATCTGCGCGACCGGCCAGCTGTCGCGCCCCAAGATCCCCGACCTGCCCGGGCTGGAAAGCTTCGGCGGGGCCCACTTTCATTCGGCCGAGTGGGACGACTCGGTCGAGCTCGCCGGCAAACGGGTGGCCGTGGTGGGTAGCGGCGCGAGCGCGGTACAGCTGGTGCCCGCCATCGCCGACCGGGTGCGCGAACTGCATGTCGTCCAGCGCTCCCCGAACTGGATCGGCAATAAATGGAATCACCGGACCAGCCCGCGGCTGCGCCGGCTGATGCGCACCGTGCCCGGCCTGGCGCGCGCTCAGCACAATGTGGAGTGGCTGTGGTACGAGTCGCGGGTGCCGATCATCTTCAATGGATTCGACCCGCTGCGAAAGGGTGTGCACGCCTGGCTGCGGTTCAAGATTCGGCGCGAAATCGATGATCCCGCCCTGCGCGCGAAGGTGACGCCGGGCTACAAGGCCGGGTGCAATCGGCTGCTGCTGTCCAACGACTGGTATCCCACACTCGACCGTGACGATGTCACCGTGCACACCGAAGGCGTGCGGGCGGTGACACCGTCGGGGCTGGTGCTCACCGATGGCACGGTCGTCGAGGCGGAGGTGATCATCTGGTGTACCGGTTTCAGCGCGACCGAATACCTCGCACCCATCGACATCACCGGCCGCGACGCCCGGAAACTGCACGCCGAATGGAAGTCGGGACCCGAAGCGTACCTGGGCATTTCGGTATCCGGATACCCGAACCTGTTCATGATCTACGGCCCGAACACCGGCTCGCTCACCAATACGATCATCTTCCTGCTGGAGAAACAGGCCCGGTACGCGCGACTGGCAATCGAGCACATAGGCCGTAACGGCGGCTGGCTCGACGTCCGCCCGCAGGTGCAGCAGGACTACAACCGGGATCTGCAGCGCAGGCTGGCGGGCACGGTCTTCACCAGCGGTTGTCCGGGGTGGTATCACACCGACGACGGCAAGGTCGTCGCCGTCTGGCCCGGATCCCATATCGCCTACGCCCGTGCCACCGCCGAGGTGGATCTCACGGCCTACGAAAGCGGTGGAGGGGGACTCGGCTACAGCCAGCCGCGGCGCGGGCCCGTGTAGCGGGGTTTCAGGACATAGCGGTACAGGGCGCGAATGGGGGAGGGCAGGAAGCCGAGCATCTTGGCCTGTGCCTCGTCGGGTGCGTCGTCGAGTGCCCACGGCAGGTACTCGGTCACGGCGCGAAGTCCGTTGCGTTTGCGCATTTCCGCGCCGAAGGCTGCCCATCCGGGTCCGCCGACGGTGCGGTCGATGAGGGGCAGCGCCATCTGTTCCTCGTGGGTGAAGTGCGTATCGAGCGCCGCGGCCAGTGCGTCCACGTCCGACCGCAGCCCCGGGTCGCCCGCGGTGGCGATTCCGGATTCCACTGCGGCCAGCAGTTTTCCGATGCCCTCGTGTTCGGCCTCCATCTCATCGAGAATCGCCAGGTCTGCCGGATCGGTGATCGCGGCACGCACCAGCGGCCAGAGCGCTGCATCCTCGGTGCTGTGATGGCGATCGAGTTGGCGGAGGAATGTCTCCCATCCGATCCGCACGGACGGCGCGGTGAGACGACCCTCGGCGACCGCGGCCGAGAGCCGGATCAGGTCGCGCATGCAGGCGTCGTGGGCGAGATACATCCCGAAGAAATCGATTGTCGTGGCCGGTCGGTGGTTGTTCATGGCCATCTGCCCGTCTGTTTAATTTAGTTAGACTGTGTGTATGAATGAATCAGGTTCGCCAGGTACTGTCAAGGCCATGAGTCCACGCCAGTACAACCTGGGGAAGCGCACCGCGCAGATCGAGCAGAGTCGCCGGCAGGTCCTCGATGCCGCCCGGGCCGTGCTGGGTGAGGGCGATAGTTACAGCGGATTCACCCTGGACGCGGTGGCCAAGCGCGCGGACGTGGCCCGTGCCACGGTCTACTACCAGTTCAAGTCGAAAACCGGTCTGCTGGAAGCGGTTTGCGACGATCTCGGCGTAGTCGGCGGTCTGTCGGAGCTGGTCAAGGCCTTCACCAATCCCGATCCACTCGCGGCGCTCGCCGAATTCATCGCCTGCTTCGCGCGATTCTGGCAGGCCGACCGGCCCGCCATGCGGCGACTGCGCGCGCTGGCCACACTCGACGCGGAGGTGCACGCGGTCATCAGCGCCCGCGACGAGCGGCGACGCGAAGGCTTGGCGGTGCTGTCGGCCCCCTTCGCCGCCTCCGTCGCGAATCCGCCGGGAGACGATCAACAGGTGCGAATCCTGCTGGCCCTCACCAGCTTCGAGACCTTCGACACCATGGCCGGACCGGAAGGCGACCTGTTCGACGCCGTCCCGGTGATCACCGGGATCGCAGCCACCGTACTCGGCGCACACGCATAGCTCAGTGGCTCCGCCCGATTCGGACTCGGACGACCGATAACTACGACAGGGGTTCAGGATGAAAGCATTGCGTATTCACGAGCGCGGTGGCGCTGACCTGCTGGTTCTCGAGGAGGTCCCGGAGCCGCAGCATGTGACGGGCGACGTCGTGGTGGGCGTCGGGGCCGCGAGTTTCGTTCCCGACGAGCTGGACTGGCCCGGTACCTGGACGAACCGGGCGGGCCAGGATCGGACGCCGTCCGTCCCCGGCCACGAGGTCGCCGGGATTGTGACCGAAGTCCATTACGGCACTACCGGATTCGCGGTCGGCGACCGGGTCTGCGGCATGACCGACTGGCATCGCGACGGCTCGATGGCCGAATACGTCGCCGTCGAGGCCCGCAACCTCGCACCACTGCCCGCAGCCCTGGACTATGTGCAGGGCGCGGCGCTGCCCCTCGCCGGGCTGACCGCCTGGCAGGGTCTGTTCGATCACGGCAACCTGCAGCCGGGACAGACCGTCCTGGTGCACGGCGCGGCGGGCGGCACCGGCTCCCTCATCGTTCAGATCGCGAAGGACACCGGGGCGCATGTCATCGCCACCGGCCGCGCCAGGTCGGAGAATCTCGCCAAAGAGCTGGGCGCGGACCGATTCATCGATCTTGCCCTCGATCCGGAGCTGACAGGGGTCGGCCCGGTGGATCTGGTCTTCGACACCGTGGGCGGCCCGGTCCTGGAACATTCGGCCGCCGTACTGAAACCCGGCGGCACCCTGGTCTCGATCACCGCCCCACCGCCGGTCACACCCCCCGACGGGCGCGCAGTGTTCTTCATCGTCGAACCCAACCGCGACCAACTCCGAAAAGTCTTGCACCTGGCGGAGATCGGCCGCCTGCGCGCCCAGGTCGGCGCCGTATACCCCCTGAGCGAGGCCAAGGAAGCCTTCCTGGCCAAACGCAACGGAGTCCCCGGCAAGATCGTCGTGACCACTTAGCACGACTACCAGGTCGGGACACCGCCCTCGATGGTGAACCCGGCGCCGGTATTCGTGTGATGCGCCTCGCTCCGAAAGTGGTCCTGCCCGAGGAAGTTCGGCGGAGAGGTTGAGCGGAGGGGTTGATTGCCGCCGCACATGTTGTCAGTGTTGAGGTCGCGACCATCGCATGCCGCTGACAAGTACCGCCGCTGGGTCGCACCGAGGTTAGGAACGAACTCTATGAGCTCCAAACCCGTTCTGTTCATCCATGGACTCTGGATCCACACCACCTCCTGGGCGCCGTGGGTGGAACTGTTCAACGCCAATGGTTATGCGGCGATCGCGCCGGGGTGGCCGGGGGTCGCCGATACCGTCGAGGCGGCGCGCGCCGATCCGGACAGCATTGCGGACAAGGGGATCGACGAGGTGACCGCGCACTATGCGGCGATCATCGCGGCGTTGCCCGAACCGCCGATTCTGGTCGGGCACTCCTTCGGCGGCATGATCGCGCAGAAGCTGCTCGGCACCGGTGTCGCCGCGGGTGCGGTGGCGATCGATGCCGCGCAGATCAAAGGGGTACTGCCGCTGCCGCTTTCGGCCTTGCACGCCACGCTTCCGGTGTTCAAGAATCCGGCCAACAAGCATCGGGCGGTCTCGCTCACCGAGGAGCAGTTCCGTTTCGCCTTCGGCAATACGGTGAGTGCGGAGGAATCGCGCCGGCTCTGGCAGGCGTGGGCGATTCCGGCGCCGGGGCGGCCGCTGTTCGAGGCGGCGGCGGCGAACTTCTCGCTGCATTCACCGGCGAAGGTCGATACCGCCAATGCCGATCGCGGGCCGCTGCTGCTGGTCGCGGGCGGTAAGGACCATACGGTGCCGGAGGTCATCACGACCTCGACGCTGAAGCAGTACCGGCATTCCGATGCGGTCACCGAACTGCAGGAGTTCCCCGATCGCGGTCATTCGCTGACCATCGACGAGGGGTGGCGCGAGGTGGCCGAGTACGCACTCGATTGGCTCAAACGCCAAGGTCTGTAAGGTTTTCGGACCGCAGCGCGCTGATGTCCGTCTGCCGGGCAGTGCAGAACCTATGCTCGGCTGATGGACAATCGTCTGGATAGCTTCGGTGATGATGCGCTCGGCCGGCACGATGCGGTCGCCCTGGCCGAGGCGATCCGCACCGGCGCGACCACGGCCGAGGAATTGGCCGCGGCCGCGGTGGCCCGGGCGCGGCAGGTCGATCCGGAGCTGCACGCGATTGCCCGCGCGGACTACGACACTCCGCGCTACGGCGAGGACAGGGCGGCCGCGCTGTTCGGTGTGCCGACCTTCGTGAAGGACAACACCGATGTGCGCGGCCTGCCGACCAATCACGGCAGTGAGGCGTTCCGCGCCCGGCCCGCGCGCAAGGACGGCGCATTCACCCGGCAGCTGCTCAGCACCGGTATGACGGTGCTCGGCAAGTCCCGGCTGCCCGAGTTCGGGTTCAGTCCCTCGACGGAATTCATGACCGAGGAGCCGGTCCACAACCCTTGGGACACCGAGTATTCGGTCGGCGCGTCCTCCGGCGGGTCGGCGGCGCTGGTGGCCTCGGGTGTGGTGCCCATCGCGCACGCCAATGACGGCGGCGGGTCCATTCGGATTCCGGCCGCCTGTGCCGGACTGGTCGGGCTCAAACCGAGCCGGGGCCGGCATATCGACGGTGAGATGGCGCGCACCATGCCGATCAATATCGTCTCCGAGGGCGTGCTCACCCGCACGGTGCGCGATACCGCCGCCTATATCGCGGCCATCGAGGACTACCGGCGCAATCCGGCCCTGCCGCCGATCGGCACGGTGCTCGGCCCGGCCCGCAGGCGACTGCGCATCGGCCTGGTGCTGGAGACGACCATCGGCGAGGGCATCGACGAGCAGACCCGTGCGGCCGTGCTGCACACCGCGACGCTGCTCGAGCAGGCCGGGCATCGGGTCGAGCCGATCGCGCTGCCGATCACCACGCAGTGGGCGCACGATTTTGTCCAACTCTGGTCGCTGCTGGCCGATTTGGCCGCCAGCACCGGCAAGCTCACCTTCGATCGCTCCTTCGATGCGAGCAAGCTCGACGGTCTCACCCGCGGCCTGCGCGCCCATCACCGCGCGACGCTGCACCACACGCCGGGTGCGCTGTGGCGGCTGCGCAAGACCGCGGACACGGTC encodes the following:
- a CDS encoding TetR/AcrR family transcriptional regulator, translating into MSPRQYNLGKRTAQIEQSRRQVLDAARAVLGEGDSYSGFTLDAVAKRADVARATVYYQFKSKTGLLEAVCDDLGVVGGLSELVKAFTNPDPLAALAEFIACFARFWQADRPAMRRLRALATLDAEVHAVISARDERRREGLAVLSAPFAASVANPPGDDQQVRILLALTSFETFDTMAGPEGDLFDAVPVITGIAATVLGAHA
- a CDS encoding alpha/beta hydrolase; translation: MSSKPVLFIHGLWIHTTSWAPWVELFNANGYAAIAPGWPGVADTVEAARADPDSIADKGIDEVTAHYAAIIAALPEPPILVGHSFGGMIAQKLLGTGVAAGAVAIDAAQIKGVLPLPLSALHATLPVFKNPANKHRAVSLTEEQFRFAFGNTVSAEESRRLWQAWAIPAPGRPLFEAAAANFSLHSPAKVDTANADRGPLLLVAGGKDHTVPEVITTSTLKQYRHSDAVTELQEFPDRGHSLTIDEGWREVAEYALDWLKRQGL
- a CDS encoding AraC family transcriptional regulator, which produces MTDRMNMLRSSASAAILVELGTEYAMTIGQCLEGSGVTAAILGDPGGEIQARQELRIVQNLVQAIGHVPALGLQAGKRYHLTSHGIWSFAVITSATVRQAWRIGIDYMDIAYSFGRWRFEQHASGGSAIVDYSGVPAELRTFLLERDIAETITVDRDVFGTTVPPTRVELACPPPDYAEEFRSLLGTPPIFDAPVTRITLAREILDLPMPQANPQVAMLAEQQAADIMQRRHAREGIGVRVRSALLVRGVTASQDEIAADLRMSVRTLRRRLDADGTSYRELVAETRQTLAEELLAIGATVEDVAQRLGYADASSFTHAFTRWTGGTPGRFARAHR
- a CDS encoding tetratricopeptide repeat protein — translated: MTGLYQDAERATDEPPLGDRYAGGEPLTWHGAKVYPLLSEVLGDSPTTVTLTLRSAQPRHGVHGLGIGLAVEGGHVLLDGRRLGGVDVWSDAMAEGIDLRVCPAGADAALSLTPVWVDANEAIVSWSGNYGMLITRERSCLVLHCSTGVGPPDFTELVVEFATSPTPPDPIPPAEAGRYGSALYDLGVAMHGRGDEPQACQLWRQAADSGHAGAAYDLAVVLLRYEQLDEAEHWWRMAAEHGDVRAMAGVAEVLERRGKTTEARIWRAAVAAESGH
- the mihF gene encoding integration host factor, actinobacterial type codes for the protein MALPTMTPEQRSEALAKAAAVRKARSELIAQVKQGSVSLAEVLKRADNEDLVKKTKVAAVIKALPGIGPVKAAKLMDEAEIPADRRIGGLGSRQRAALLEALTA
- a CDS encoding flavin-containing monooxygenase, which produces MNISSSDTSVAIIGCGFGGLGAAIELERHGIGNYTVFEKGDEVGGVWRANHYPGAACDVPSPTYSYSFELETEWSQRFGTQAEIRAYLERCAVKYGVAPKIRSNTEVVAASFDESAGRWLVELADGETQWFDALICATGQLSRPKIPDLPGLESFGGAHFHSAEWDDSVELAGKRVAVVGSGASAVQLVPAIADRVRELHVVQRSPNWIGNKWNHRTSPRLRRLMRTVPGLARAQHNVEWLWYESRVPIIFNGFDPLRKGVHAWLRFKIRREIDDPALRAKVTPGYKAGCNRLLLSNDWYPTLDRDDVTVHTEGVRAVTPSGLVLTDGTVVEAEVIIWCTGFSATEYLAPIDITGRDARKLHAEWKSGPEAYLGISVSGYPNLFMIYGPNTGSLTNTIIFLLEKQARYARLAIEHIGRNGGWLDVRPQVQQDYNRDLQRRLAGTVFTSGCPGWYHTDDGKVVAVWPGSHIAYARATAEVDLTAYESGGGGLGYSQPRRGPV
- a CDS encoding hemerythrin domain-containing protein; this encodes MNNHRPATTIDFFGMYLAHDACMRDLIRLSAAVAEGRLTAPSVRIGWETFLRQLDRHHSTEDAALWPLVRAAITDPADLAILDEMEAEHEGIGKLLAAVESGIATAGDPGLRSDVDALAAALDTHFTHEEQMALPLIDRTVGGPGWAAFGAEMRKRNGLRAVTEYLPWALDDAPDEAQAKMLGFLPSPIRALYRYVLKPRYTGPRRGWL
- a CDS encoding amidase, giving the protein MDNRLDSFGDDALGRHDAVALAEAIRTGATTAEELAAAAVARARQVDPELHAIARADYDTPRYGEDRAAALFGVPTFVKDNTDVRGLPTNHGSEAFRARPARKDGAFTRQLLSTGMTVLGKSRLPEFGFSPSTEFMTEEPVHNPWDTEYSVGASSGGSAALVASGVVPIAHANDGGGSIRIPAACAGLVGLKPSRGRHIDGEMARTMPINIVSEGVLTRTVRDTAAYIAAIEDYRRNPALPPIGTVLGPARRRLRIGLVLETTIGEGIDEQTRAAVLHTATLLEQAGHRVEPIALPITTQWAHDFVQLWSLLADLAASTGKLTFDRSFDASKLDGLTRGLRAHHRATLHHTPGALWRLRKTADTVAGMFAKHELILSPVLSHITPKLGYLSPTIEFDELLHRLMSYVGFTPINNVAGTPAISLPMGMAAEGVPIGVQLAAAYGDERTLLETAYELEAAHRFPTLAY
- a CDS encoding NADP-dependent oxidoreductase; translation: MKALRIHERGGADLLVLEEVPEPQHVTGDVVVGVGAASFVPDELDWPGTWTNRAGQDRTPSVPGHEVAGIVTEVHYGTTGFAVGDRVCGMTDWHRDGSMAEYVAVEARNLAPLPAALDYVQGAALPLAGLTAWQGLFDHGNLQPGQTVLVHGAAGGTGSLIVQIAKDTGAHVIATGRARSENLAKELGADRFIDLALDPELTGVGPVDLVFDTVGGPVLEHSAAVLKPGGTLVSITAPPPVTPPDGRAVFFIVEPNRDQLRKVLHLAEIGRLRAQVGAVYPLSEAKEAFLAKRNGVPGKIVVTT
- a CDS encoding acyl-CoA synthetase, which produces MSLIPQPFRDRVGTAAADLRAVARLHTEGVINLTRPDRVLRTAKENRTYGPQVAVILKAAREHPDAPALADERGVLTYRELDEQSNALADALLNSGLRPGSVVAVLARDHRGLLLTISAAGRAGVRLAMMNTGFAKPQFAEVAARENVQAVLHDSEFADLLDALPATLPRILTWVDEGYVPPARSTTIDELIARGARRLPPPPQRPGGFIILTSGTTGLPKGAPRTKLTPLTSALFVDRIPFPRRGTVVIVSPLFHATGFGMWTVATALANKTVLLRRFDAEATLRALASHRAEMLVAVPTMLNRMVALGPDVIGRYDLSALRSIVVAGSALSPDLAARVQDTFGEVLYNLYGSTEVAIATVAQPHELRTAPGTVGRAPVTTRVALFAEDDRRIRARSVRGRVFVRSGAPFEGYTDGRHKQIIDGYMSTGDMGHFDTAGLLFIDGRDDDMIVSGGENVYPLEVENLLAELAGVDDVAVVGVDDEDFGKRLRAFIVPAPGATPDPQHIKDHVRANLARYKVPREVLFVDELPRNATGKVLRRALEELDPA
- a CDS encoding SDR family NAD(P)-dependent oxidoreductase yields the protein MSNTLQGKRIAVTGGARGIGRSIARVCAGAGAQVVIGDIDRDQVRATAAELVELTGGRIAGLELDVAESQSFEQFLDDAERELGGLDVLVNNAGIMPTGRFLHESLELADRQLTINLRGVIIGSKLAGRRFAAGHAGHIVNIASVLGLGAAPGVATYCATKFAVVGLGSALHQELSSDGVAVSTICPAFVNTELIGGLSPNRLMRRIGFIEPEDVAAAVAEVIARGRGGQRVVPVHSGIALRLLAVLPEGSRNRLSRLLGSHDTVTHADTGARAAYLDRVAGRKG